A genomic region of Fluviispira vulneris contains the following coding sequences:
- a CDS encoding LysM peptidoglycan-binding domain-containing protein → MKKYNMQKMNSFYKTIKMLILCIFFSMAFFGCISSKQDTQDNPAQNIDNSQSKNSTGEILEYAEGLVPPPSQNIVLAYYVQAGDNLAIIAKKIYGDKREWLKLAELNNLVDPHKIYAGDVIYYSLTVKTKAFSETYEGAPKAKIIVKKGDTLTHISKAVFGKSKDWRVLWKENPHIVNPDKLKVGDVIYFRPKALTAEASSFSSSVVENKNENIPPPQTDNNNSEEKSDSLQSKAENKTEL, encoded by the coding sequence ATGAAGAAATATAATATGCAAAAAATGAATTCATTTTATAAGACGATAAAAATGCTTATATTGTGCATATTTTTTAGCATGGCTTTCTTTGGCTGTATATCATCGAAGCAAGACACACAAGATAATCCCGCACAGAATATTGATAACTCTCAAAGTAAAAATAGTACGGGTGAAATATTAGAATACGCAGAAGGACTCGTGCCGCCACCAAGCCAAAATATAGTTTTAGCTTATTATGTGCAAGCAGGAGATAACTTAGCAATTATTGCAAAAAAGATATATGGTGATAAAAGAGAATGGTTGAAATTAGCAGAACTTAATAATCTCGTTGATCCTCATAAAATTTATGCAGGAGATGTAATATATTATTCTTTGACAGTAAAAACAAAAGCATTTTCTGAAACGTATGAAGGCGCTCCGAAGGCGAAAATTATTGTTAAAAAGGGCGATACTCTTACTCACATTTCAAAAGCTGTTTTTGGAAAATCAAAAGATTGGCGTGTCCTTTGGAAAGAAAATCCACATATAGTTAATCCTGATAAATTAAAAGTGGGTGATGTAATTTATTTTAGACCAAAAGCTTTAACAGCAGAGGCAAGCTCTTTTTCAAGTTCAGTAGTTGAAAATAAAAATGAAAATATACCTCCTCCTCAGACAGACAATAATAATTCAGAAGAAAAAAGTGATTCATTGCAAAGCAAAGCGGAGAATAAAACGGAATTATAA
- a CDS encoding nucleotidyltransferase family protein yields MLEKIDTSKYIPVVLCAGFGTRLKPLTQYLPKVICPVLDTPVAFLSIEIFLKAGFEKVHCNTHYLAFDTQKELTSSAIKKGYDPARIIFWHEEEILETGGGISRIFHSLKNEDPANSDKDIIVVSGDIAAQFPLTEMIYKWENKESEELALMCTKELNYFRKDATWVTKDLKYVIGFGENFQSNEDKIPRIFTTHQIISHKILINSFIEKKSSIDLFYRKILQNNYKIAHMEFPNNNYWFDIGTPKQYFECIKYFNLKNNSDDSDLIINYSENIPKKLKDLIEQFANEHPNYTFYEELLYQKIIICFRDLNINNRSMYIPLNLFEKSETDNNFIIHVSAK; encoded by the coding sequence ATGCTAGAAAAAATTGACACTTCAAAATATATACCAGTTGTTTTATGCGCAGGTTTTGGGACTCGCCTAAAGCCTTTAACCCAATATTTGCCAAAAGTAATTTGTCCTGTATTAGACACTCCTGTCGCATTTTTAAGTATAGAAATTTTCCTTAAAGCTGGATTTGAGAAAGTTCATTGTAATACACATTATTTGGCTTTTGATACTCAGAAAGAACTTACAAGTTCTGCAATTAAAAAAGGATATGATCCTGCTCGAATAATCTTCTGGCATGAAGAAGAAATTCTTGAGACTGGTGGAGGTATTTCTCGCATATTTCATTCACTCAAAAATGAAGATCCTGCAAATTCAGATAAAGACATTATTGTTGTATCAGGAGATATAGCAGCACAATTTCCACTTACAGAAATGATATATAAATGGGAGAATAAAGAGTCTGAAGAGCTTGCTCTTATGTGCACTAAAGAACTAAATTATTTTAGAAAAGATGCCACTTGGGTTACGAAAGATTTAAAATATGTAATTGGTTTTGGTGAAAATTTTCAATCAAATGAAGATAAAATTCCAAGAATATTTACGACCCACCAGATAATTAGTCACAAAATTCTTATAAATTCTTTTATCGAAAAAAAATCAAGTATTGATTTATTTTATAGAAAAATATTGCAAAATAATTACAAAATTGCTCATATGGAATTTCCTAATAATAACTATTGGTTTGATATAGGAACACCGAAGCAGTATTTTGAATGTATTAAATATTTTAATTTAAAAAACAATTCTGATGATAGTGATTTAATAATTAATTATTCAGAAAATATCCCTAAAAAATTAAAAGATCTTATTGAACAATTCGCAAATGAACACCCTAACTATACATTTTATGAAGAACTGTTATATCAGAAAATAATTATTTGTTTTAGAGATTTAAATATCAATAACAGAAGTATGTATATTCCATTAAATTTATTTGAGAAGTCTGAAACAGATAATAATTTTATAATTCATGTTTCTGCAAAATAA
- the rsmH gene encoding 16S rRNA (cytosine(1402)-N(4))-methyltransferase RsmH has product MNQEFHHTTVLKSETIDQVFPSEILLQSLNNTDSKNLVFVDCTLGGGGHSCQLVETFAKKNLFMQYSLTLIAFDRDEAAIAHAKSILTDYKNKYPQFDFFIFNENFGELCSIIESNFPGKKIHGLFADFGVSSPQLDWAERGFSFLNEGPIDMRMNPHENLSALDILNNYSEKELTRIFFDYGEEPKARKLAKAIVQDRKIGKLQIANTIEFAEYIKRVLAYPKGKAHPATRTFQALRIEVNNELASIEKLLQDLPKIIHPNGKAGFISFHSLEDRIVKHAMRNWQKGKNSKDKMDEKKEHNIPLHLMLHLEENHSKGFGKEVPRGGTVASEEECHRNNRSRSARLRCFEFCLDKGS; this is encoded by the coding sequence TTGAATCAAGAGTTTCATCACACCACAGTACTTAAATCAGAAACAATAGACCAAGTTTTTCCTAGCGAAATTCTACTGCAATCTCTCAATAACACAGATTCAAAGAATCTTGTATTTGTTGACTGCACTCTTGGTGGCGGGGGGCATTCCTGCCAATTAGTTGAAACTTTTGCTAAAAAAAACTTATTTATGCAATATTCTTTAACTTTAATTGCTTTTGATAGAGATGAAGCAGCTATAGCACATGCAAAATCCATCTTAACTGATTATAAAAATAAGTATCCTCAGTTTGATTTTTTTATTTTTAATGAAAATTTTGGCGAATTGTGCTCCATAATTGAGTCCAATTTCCCTGGAAAAAAAATTCATGGCTTATTTGCAGACTTTGGCGTGAGCTCCCCACAACTCGATTGGGCAGAAAGAGGCTTTTCTTTTCTTAATGAAGGGCCTATAGATATGCGAATGAACCCTCATGAAAACCTGAGTGCTCTTGATATTCTCAATAATTATTCAGAGAAAGAATTGACTCGAATTTTCTTTGATTATGGCGAAGAGCCTAAAGCCCGCAAACTCGCTAAAGCAATTGTCCAAGATAGAAAAATCGGTAAACTACAAATTGCAAATACCATTGAATTTGCTGAATATATTAAAAGAGTATTGGCATATCCCAAAGGAAAAGCACATCCTGCAACAAGAACTTTTCAAGCGCTGCGTATAGAAGTCAATAATGAACTTGCATCTATCGAAAAATTACTTCAAGATCTTCCTAAAATCATTCACCCAAATGGAAAAGCAGGTTTTATATCGTTCCACTCCCTAGAGGATAGAATAGTTAAACATGCAATGAGAAATTGGCAAAAAGGCAAAAATTCAAAAGACAAAATGGATGAAAAAAAAGAACACAATATCCCCTTGCATCTCATGCTTCATTTAGAAGAAAATCATTCCAAAGGATTTGGAAAAGAAGTCCCGCGCGGAGGAACCGTTGCTTCAGAAGAGGAGTGTCATAGAAATAATCGCTCTCGTTCGGCAAGATTGCGTTGTTTTGAGTTTTGCTTAGACAAAGGGTCTTAA